From a region of the Chitinophagales bacterium genome:
- a CDS encoding ABC transporter ATP-binding protein translates to MIQATHLHKYYGDLHILRDVSIEIAKGEVVSIVGPSGAGKSTLLHIIGTLDRANQGQVLIEGTDVFQLPDKKLGVFRNQHIGFVFQFHHLLPEFTAIENVSIPAHIGRKDVKQTKERAVELLTYLGLQDRMEHKPAELSGGEQQRVAVARALINAPKVVLADEPSGNLDSDSAKELHRLFFQLREKFNQTFIIVTHNTELANLADRKLTMKDGMIV, encoded by the coding sequence ATGATTCAAGCCACCCACCTTCATAAATACTACGGAGATCTTCATATCCTCAGGGATGTATCCATTGAAATTGCAAAGGGTGAAGTGGTGTCTATTGTGGGTCCTTCCGGTGCGGGCAAGAGTACACTGCTGCATATTATCGGCACACTCGACCGTGCGAACCAGGGCCAGGTGTTGATTGAAGGAACGGATGTTTTCCAACTTCCTGATAAGAAACTCGGCGTTTTCAGAAATCAACACATCGGTTTTGTGTTTCAGTTTCATCACCTGTTGCCCGAATTTACGGCGATTGAAAATGTATCCATCCCCGCACATATCGGAAGAAAGGATGTAAAGCAAACTAAAGAAAGAGCTGTTGAGCTGCTTACCTACCTTGGCCTACAGGACAGGATGGAACATAAACCTGCTGAACTATCCGGTGGCGAACAACAACGTGTAGCTGTTGCCCGTGCACTCATCAATGCACCGAAAGTGGTGTTGGCAGATGAACCATCTGGCAACCTGGATTCTGATTCTGCCAAAGAACTGCATCGTCTTTTTTTTCAGCTGCGCGAAAAGTTTAACCAGACATTTATCATTGTGACCCATAACACGGAACTGGCCAACCTGGCTGACAGGAAGTTGACGATGAAGGATGGTATGATTGTTTAA
- the sucC gene encoding ADP-forming succinate--CoA ligase subunit beta, protein MNLHEYQGKELLKRYGVPVQEGIAVESADAAIEAAKQLKNERGTTVWVVKAQIHAGGRGKGGGVKVATSLDKLKEKAEQIIGMQLITPQTGPAGKKVHKVLIAEDVYYGDEKDRKEFYMSVLLDREQKRNVIIYSTEGGMDIEEVAAKTPEKIHKEWVDPKDGLHPYQARKIAFNLGLSGDAYKNMVSFVTNVYKAYVDLDGALIEINPTLKTADNRIIAVDAKVKVDDNALYRHKEYADLRDLSEEDPTEVEASRFNLNFIKLDGNVGCMVNGAGLAMATMDMIKLAGGSPANFLDVGGTANAQTTEAGFRIILSDPNVKAILINIFGGIVRCDRVAQGIVDAYKNIGTIHVPIIVRLQGTNAEMAKELIDKSGLKVYSAIELREAAELVNKVIAA, encoded by the coding sequence ATGAATCTACACGAATACCAGGGCAAAGAGTTGTTGAAGCGATACGGCGTTCCTGTGCAGGAAGGCATTGCAGTGGAATCGGCAGATGCAGCCATTGAAGCAGCCAAGCAACTTAAAAATGAAAGAGGCACCACTGTATGGGTGGTAAAAGCACAGATTCATGCCGGTGGCAGGGGCAAAGGAGGCGGCGTAAAGGTGGCCACCTCTCTTGATAAACTGAAGGAGAAGGCGGAGCAGATCATCGGCATGCAACTCATTACACCACAAACCGGCCCTGCCGGAAAAAAAGTGCATAAAGTATTGATTGCAGAAGATGTCTATTACGGAGATGAAAAGGATCGTAAGGAATTTTATATGAGTGTGCTGCTCGACCGTGAGCAGAAAAGGAATGTGATCATCTATTCAACCGAAGGTGGAATGGACATTGAAGAAGTGGCCGCCAAAACACCTGAAAAAATTCACAAGGAATGGGTTGATCCCAAAGACGGGTTGCATCCTTACCAGGCCAGAAAGATTGCTTTCAACCTCGGCTTGTCAGGCGATGCTTATAAAAACATGGTATCCTTCGTGACTAATGTTTATAAGGCCTACGTAGATCTGGATGGAGCATTGATTGAAATCAACCCAACTTTGAAAACTGCCGATAACAGGATCATCGCAGTTGACGCCAAAGTGAAAGTGGACGATAATGCTTTATACAGGCATAAGGAATACGCCGATTTGCGTGACCTTTCTGAGGAAGACCCCACAGAAGTAGAAGCAAGCAGGTTTAATCTTAATTTTATCAAACTCGATGGCAATGTGGGCTGCATGGTGAATGGTGCCGGTCTTGCTATGGCTACCATGGACATGATTAAGCTGGCAGGCGGCTCACCGGCAAACTTCCTCGATGTAGGTGGCACAGCCAATGCCCAAACAACGGAAGCCGGTTTTCGCATCATCCTGTCAGATCCGAATGTGAAGGCTATCCTCATCAATATCTTCGGCGGCATTGTTCGATGCGACCGCGTGGCGCAGGGGATTGTGGATGCTTATAAGAATATCGGAACCATTCATGTTCCGATTATTGTGCGGCTGCAGGGCACTAATGCGGAAATGGCAAAAGAACTCATTGACAAATCAGGACTGAAAGTCTATTCTGCCATTGAACTGCGCGAAGCAGCAGAGCTGGTGAATAAAGTGATTGCGGCTTGA
- a CDS encoding M13 family metallopeptidase, whose amino-acid sequence MKNNPINLPVVLFLILAITACKQTPSTQNTERKTLSLQNINHNIRPGDDFFLYANGNWYDTATILPTESRAGARLEMDFKTKANIKSILEEAAATAAPKGSVEQKIGDFYASGMDTITIEKLGFQPVQPFLQQIEALQSTGDIMKFVAAQWKLNHPLLTGQYVGPDDKNSSKNLLVFYQAGLGLPDRDYYFMKDEGTLEVVNAYKAYATQIFRLTGDDSLTAAKHAAIVYQLENQMAASHRTNVELRDPASNYNKMAVADLDKKMPHIAWNTFFADLGIQTDSINIGQPAYYQKLDELLASTPVSVWKTYLRFHLLDDVANVLSNDFVMAHFAYYGKALSGQQQIKPRWERVYGIIDASIGEDLGQLYVRKYFSPEAKQRMKDLVDNLQQAFEARINRLDWMSDSTKTSAKEKLHAFMKKVGYPDVWRDYSPVIIDRNNWFENIENAGRNEFNYQMAKIDKPVDRNEWGMTPPTNNAYYNPTTNEIVFPAGILQFPMFDVASDDALNYGGIGMVIGHELTHGFDDQGSQYDKDGNLKNWWTKEDNEKFKAKGEQVIRLYDGFVVLDSVHINGALTQGENTADIGGIAIAYDAFKLTKQGQDTTKIDGLTPDQRFFLSFAQCWRKKVKDEALLQQVKTDPHSPGIYRVLGPLMNFTPFYTAFDVKEGDKMFVPEEQRIRIW is encoded by the coding sequence ATGAAAAATAACCCCATAAACCTGCCGGTGGTGCTGTTCCTCATACTCGCGATTACCGCTTGCAAACAGACGCCTTCCACGCAAAACACAGAGAGAAAAACGCTCTCGTTACAGAATATCAATCATAACATCAGGCCCGGCGACGATTTTTTTCTTTACGCCAATGGCAACTGGTATGATACGGCTACTATTCTTCCCACTGAATCAAGAGCCGGAGCGCGCCTGGAAATGGATTTCAAGACCAAAGCGAATATCAAAAGTATTTTGGAGGAAGCCGCAGCCACTGCAGCTCCCAAAGGTTCGGTGGAGCAAAAAATCGGGGATTTTTATGCATCTGGCATGGATACCATCACCATAGAAAAACTCGGATTTCAGCCCGTACAACCTTTTCTTCAGCAGATTGAGGCACTGCAAAGTACTGGTGACATAATGAAATTTGTTGCGGCGCAATGGAAGCTGAATCATCCCTTGCTCACCGGGCAGTATGTGGGGCCTGACGATAAAAACAGCAGTAAAAACCTGCTGGTATTTTATCAGGCAGGCCTTGGTTTGCCCGACCGTGATTATTATTTTATGAAAGATGAAGGCACCCTGGAAGTAGTAAATGCTTACAAGGCTTATGCTACACAGATCTTCCGATTAACCGGAGATGATTCCCTGACGGCAGCTAAGCATGCAGCGATTGTTTATCAGTTGGAAAATCAGATGGCGGCAAGTCATCGCACTAATGTGGAGTTAAGAGACCCTGCATCTAACTACAATAAGATGGCAGTGGCAGACCTCGATAAAAAAATGCCGCATATTGCCTGGAATACTTTTTTCGCTGATCTGGGCATTCAAACCGATTCCATCAATATTGGACAGCCTGCTTATTATCAGAAGCTGGATGAGTTACTTGCATCAACACCAGTCAGCGTATGGAAAACCTATCTCCGTTTCCACTTGCTGGATGATGTAGCCAATGTATTAAGCAATGACTTCGTAATGGCTCATTTTGCCTATTACGGTAAAGCACTGAGCGGCCAGCAACAAATTAAACCACGGTGGGAAAGAGTGTATGGCATCATTGACGCAAGCATTGGTGAAGACCTTGGCCAACTGTATGTGCGAAAGTATTTTTCTCCGGAAGCAAAGCAACGCATGAAGGACCTGGTTGATAATCTTCAGCAGGCATTTGAAGCACGCATCAACCGGCTCGACTGGATGAGCGACAGCACAAAAACTTCGGCGAAAGAAAAGCTGCACGCTTTTATGAAGAAGGTTGGCTATCCTGATGTATGGCGCGACTATAGCCCTGTTATTATTGACCGTAACAACTGGTTTGAAAATATTGAAAATGCAGGAAGAAATGAATTCAATTACCAGATGGCTAAAATTGATAAGCCGGTTGACCGCAATGAATGGGGTATGACACCACCTACCAATAATGCCTATTATAATCCAACTACCAATGAAATAGTTTTCCCGGCAGGCATCTTACAGTTCCCCATGTTTGATGTCGCATCAGACGATGCATTAAACTACGGCGGTATCGGCATGGTGATCGGCCATGAACTCACGCATGGTTTTGACGATCAGGGATCGCAGTACGATAAGGACGGGAATCTTAAAAACTGGTGGACCAAAGAAGACAATGAGAAGTTTAAGGCAAAAGGAGAACAGGTAATCCGCCTTTATGACGGCTTTGTCGTACTCGACTCCGTGCATATCAACGGTGCATTGACACAAGGCGAGAACACTGCGGATATCGGCGGCATTGCCATTGCTTACGATGCCTTTAAACTTACCAAACAGGGACAGGACACAACGAAGATTGACGGTTTGACGCCGGATCAACGCTTCTTCTTGTCTTTTGCACAATGCTGGCGCAAAAAGGTGAAGGACGAAGCATTATTGCAGCAAGTGAAAACAGATCCTCATTCACCCGGCATTTACAGGGTGCTTGGACCGCTGATGAACTTCACTCCTTTCTACACCGCATTTGATGTTAAAGAAGGTGATAAGATGTTTGTGCCGGAAGAGCAGCGCATCAGAATCTGGTAA
- a CDS encoding RecQ family ATP-dependent DNA helicase, with translation MSIHSLLKKYWGFADFRDMQEDVIQSVLSGNDTLALLPTGGGKSICFQVPALEKEGICIVVSPLIALMKDQVAHLSQKGIKAIAVYSGMSQQEIDRAIDNCVYGDYKFLYVSPERLSTDMLQVRAAKMKVNLLAVDEAHCISQWGYDFRPPYLRIADFRAIIPGVPVLALTATATPAVVVDICDKLQFKNKVVFQKSFERTNLSYSVLMEESKLERLVKMLEKVPGSAIAYVRNRRKTKEIAGYLQKKKISADYYHAGLDHVTRSQKQEAWTKGRLRVMVSTNAFGMGIDKPDVRLVVHMDVPDDIESYFQEAGRAGRDGKKSFAVLLYNSSDVTDLTERLEHHIPPIAKIRQVYQALANNFQLAIGAGANQSFDFDVAVFCKNNHFHPLETVQALKTLEIEGYIALTDAVFIRSRLLLPVSKEVLYRFEVENQRHEVLLRTLLRAYSGIFEDFVTINENDLARFTGLTRDQVVAQLKELEKFNILKYEPQKDAPQIIFLQPRKNSDTLSFDYALLRRRKEAHEARLTAMKQYLTTTTTCRSQILLNYFGQKEAPRCGICDVCLRRNRIELTDLEFEQITEQVKRLVQSKPHSISEVVSKTPKMHEKKTLETIQWLLDNEELKLNDHNQLTWSDGTHH, from the coding sequence ATGAGTATCCATAGCCTGCTGAAAAAATATTGGGGTTTCGCGGATTTCCGCGACATGCAGGAAGATGTCATACAATCTGTGTTATCGGGAAATGATACACTGGCACTATTACCAACCGGTGGCGGAAAATCCATCTGCTTCCAGGTGCCTGCGCTGGAAAAGGAAGGTATATGCATCGTGGTTTCACCGTTGATTGCACTCATGAAAGACCAGGTGGCTCATCTTTCACAGAAGGGCATAAAGGCAATTGCTGTTTACAGCGGCATGAGCCAACAGGAAATTGACCGTGCAATAGATAACTGTGTATACGGCGACTATAAATTTCTATATGTATCACCAGAGCGGCTTTCAACGGATATGCTGCAGGTACGCGCCGCCAAAATGAAGGTAAACCTGCTCGCAGTCGATGAGGCGCACTGCATCTCCCAATGGGGATATGATTTCAGGCCACCTTATCTGCGCATTGCGGATTTCAGGGCTATTATACCTGGTGTGCCAGTGCTTGCATTAACCGCCACCGCCACACCGGCCGTTGTCGTGGACATCTGCGATAAACTGCAATTCAAAAACAAGGTGGTATTTCAAAAAAGTTTTGAGCGTACCAATCTCTCCTATTCTGTATTGATGGAAGAAAGTAAGTTGGAACGGCTGGTAAAAATGCTGGAAAAAGTGCCCGGTTCTGCCATTGCTTATGTACGCAACCGGCGCAAAACAAAAGAGATTGCAGGGTACCTGCAGAAGAAAAAGATCAGTGCTGATTATTATCATGCAGGGCTGGATCATGTTACACGGTCGCAAAAGCAGGAAGCCTGGACAAAAGGCAGGTTACGGGTGATGGTATCCACCAATGCTTTTGGAATGGGAATCGACAAACCCGACGTTCGCCTGGTAGTACACATGGATGTGCCTGATGATATTGAATCCTATTTCCAGGAAGCGGGCAGGGCCGGAAGGGATGGAAAGAAATCATTTGCCGTATTGCTCTACAATAGCAGTGACGTGACCGATCTTACAGAACGCCTTGAACATCATATTCCGCCAATCGCAAAAATCCGGCAGGTGTACCAGGCACTCGCCAACAATTTTCAACTGGCAATTGGAGCAGGTGCCAATCAAAGTTTTGACTTTGATGTTGCAGTATTTTGCAAAAACAATCATTTCCATCCGCTCGAAACTGTGCAGGCGCTAAAAACACTGGAAATTGAAGGTTACATCGCGCTTACAGATGCAGTATTTATCCGTTCACGGCTGCTGCTGCCCGTAAGTAAAGAGGTGCTCTACCGGTTTGAGGTGGAAAATCAGCGCCATGAAGTATTGCTCCGCACATTATTACGCGCTTATTCCGGCATCTTTGAAGACTTTGTCACCATCAATGAAAATGATCTTGCCAGATTTACAGGATTAACCAGGGATCAGGTGGTGGCACAGTTGAAAGAACTGGAAAAATTCAACATACTGAAATATGAACCGCAGAAGGATGCACCACAGATTATTTTTCTGCAGCCAAGGAAAAACAGCGATACCCTTTCCTTTGACTATGCCTTGCTCAGGCGCAGAAAGGAGGCCCATGAGGCCCGCCTGACTGCCATGAAACAATATCTTACCACTACCACTACATGCCGCAGCCAGATATTACTGAATTACTTTGGCCAAAAAGAAGCACCACGCTGCGGGATCTGTGATGTGTGTCTGCGGCGTAACCGCATCGAACTGACTGACCTCGAGTTTGAGCAAATTACAGAACAGGTGAAACGCCTGGTACAAAGCAAGCCACACTCCATCAGTGAAGTAGTGAGCAAAACACCTAAAATGCATGAAAAGAAAACACTGGAAACCATTCAATGGCTGTTAGATAATGAAGAGTTGAAGCTTAATGATCATAATCAACTCACCTGGTCTGATGGAACACACCACTAA